A window of the Brassica napus cultivar Da-Ae chromosome A2, Da-Ae, whole genome shotgun sequence genome harbors these coding sequences:
- the LOC106418238 gene encoding putative FBD-associated F-box protein At5g56560, producing the protein MVKERLNELPDELIVTILSKLPTFKESVATRLISRRYEDPWNLAQDVTLKDNDEESFMTFLYGSLLSNDAPALERLRLKLTRKHSASDIEFWVQTAVNRNVRKLRFDLLPCGTLELPSCLRTCTTLKSLILRGVLMESVPSGFRLPSLRSLHLFSVNFSIGDSVANLLKICPHLEYLVLNDTRYDVDHVDDEFAPLRFCLSSLKSLHLCSVIFSGNNSVTRLLRSCPVLETLVINQTKCAYKMFEVVFPPRSCLSSLKTLHLLSVNFSSDESVVKLLENCKALENLVITRTRDDNVWLFNITVPTLKSLSISNAKVKRADAPGFVINAPSLERLNIKDTVSNFLMFGYMPEVTTANIEAVCDQSENFVGSLTFMQHLSLCSPTTKTPYTSGTVFFFLEHLELCTCSARWAKLLGSILNDAPRLQSIKLKSKCSARFKRPMELWTEPTVAPECLLKHLEILEWREYDGTEQERKVAAYILGNATCLKMATFSTRSGDKCTELKKISRVSEICQLVFE; encoded by the coding sequence ATGGTGAAAGAGAGGCTCAACGAGTTACCAGATGAACTGATCGTGACGATACTCTCAAAGCTTCCCACGTTTAAAGAAAGCGTTGCAACACGTCTCATATCAAGACGGTACGAGGATCCTTGGAATCTTGCGCAGGACGTCACGCTTAAAGATAACGATGAGGAGAGTTTCATGACGTTTCTCTATGGATCTTTGTTGTCTAACGATGCTCCAGCTCTAGAGAGGTTGCGTCTCAAGCTTACCCGGAAACATTCGGCTTCAGACATCGAGTTTTGGGTTCAAACCGCGGTTAACCGAAACGTGAGAAAGCTGAGATTCGACTTGTTGCCTTGTGGAACCCTAGAACTGCCGAGTTGCTTGAGGACATGCACAACCCTAAAATCGTTGATACTACGTGGCGTACTTATGGAGTCTGTTCCTAGTGGTTTTCGTTTGCCATCTCTCAGAAGTCTACACCTATTCTCGGTTAACTTCTCGATTGGTGATTCCGTtgcaaatcttttaaaaatctgCCCCCATCTTGAATATTTGGTTTTAAACGATACCAGATATGACGTGGACCATGTGGATGATGAGTTTGCTCCACTTCGGTTCTGCTTATCATCACTCAAAAGTCTACACCTTTGCTCGGTTATATTCTCCGGCAATAATTCTGTTACGCGGCTTTTACGAAGCTGTCCGGTTCTTGAAACTTTGgttataaaccaaaccaaatgtGCCTACAAGATGTTCGAGGTTGTTTTTCCACCAAGATCTTGTCTGTCATCACTCAAAACCCTACACCTTTTGTCGGTTAACTTCTCGAGTGACGAATCTGTTGTAAAGCTTTTAGAAAATTGTAAGGCTCTTGAAAACTTGGTCATAACCCGAACCAGAGATGACAATGTGTGGTTATTCAATATCACTGTGCCTACTCTCAAGAGCTTATCTATTAGTAACGCTAAAGTGAAACGCGCTGATGCTCCTGGGTTTGTTATAAATGCTCCTTCTTTGGAGAGGTTGAACATTAAGGATACAGTCAGTAACTTTCTAATGTTTGGATATATGCCCGAGGTGACCACGGCGAATATTGAGGCTGTTTGTGACCAATCTGAGAATTTTGTAGGGTCTCTTACCTTCATGCAACATCTGTCTCTCTGTTCTCCAACTACAAAGACTCCATATACTAGCGGcactgtcttcttctttctcgaACATCTAGAGCTATGTACGTGTTCCGCTAGATGGGCGAAACTACTTGGCTCTATACTCAATGACGCTCCAAGACTTCAGTCTATCAAGCTTAAGTCGAAATGCAGTGCTCGTTTCAAGCGTCCGATGGAACTCTGGACCGAACCTACAGTTGCTCCGGAATGTTTACTGAAGCATCTTGAGATCTTGGAATGGAGAGAATATGATGGCACAGAGCAAGAGAGGAAAGTGGCTGCGTACATACTAGGAAACGCTACTTGTCTAAAGATGGCTACATTCTCGACAAGATCTGGAGACAAATGTACAGAGTTAAAGAAAATATCCAGAGTTTCAGAGATATGTCAGTTAGTGTTTGAGTAA